AGGGCCTCGTGGCCGAGAGCCCTCAGATGCGCGAAGTGGTCCGGGTGGCCCTGCGACTGGCCCGCAAGAACGTGACCAACATTCTGCTGCTGGGCGAGTCCGGAACCGGGAAGGGAGTGTTGGCGCGGTTCATCCACACGGAGAGCCCTCGGGCGGAGCGGCCGTTCGTCCAGATCAACTGCGCCGCCCTGCCCGAGACGCTGTTGGAGGCCGAGCTGTTCGGCTACGAAAAAGGGGCGTTCACCGGGGCCTCGGATGCGGGCAAGCCCGGCCTGCTCGAGGTGGCGGACGGGGGCACCCTGTTCCTGGACGAGCTGGGGGACATGCCGTTCTCCATCCAGGCGAAGATCCTCAAGTACCTGGACGACCACGAGATCCGCAGGCTGGGGAGCACCCGGGTCCGCCGATCGTGGTGCGCCGTGATCGCGGCCACCAACCAGGATCTGGAGGCCCTTGTCAGAGAACGCCGATTCCGGCACGACCTGTTCTACCGCCTCAACACCTTCACCGTTCACCTTCCGCCCCTGCGGGAGCGGCGGGCAGACGTGCTGCCCCTCACCCTGCACTTCCTCTCCCGGTACGGACGTCAGTTCGGTGCCCGGAAACGCCTCGGCCGCCGGGCGCTCCGATGGCTCGAGCGCTACCCGTTCCCCGGGAACGTGCGGGAACTGGAGGGCATCATCAAGAACGCCGTGGTGATGTGCGAGGACGAGATCGTCGACGACTACCTCGTGCGTGACGGGA
This is a stretch of genomic DNA from Deferrisoma camini S3R1. It encodes these proteins:
- a CDS encoding sigma-54 interaction domain-containing protein, which gives rise to MSASPRAPSAWRQLRTVFDISHDGLWIIDGQGVIVNLNRAAERLNGVAAAEVIGRNIDDLVAQGVIDASVTRAVLTSGETVSMVQTARRTGRQLIVTGTPSLGPDGTVEYVVVNDRDVTETSELSRQLDELRRANERLREEMAALSLKDTAEKGLVAESPQMREVVRVALRLARKNVTNILLLGESGTGKGVLARFIHTESPRAERPFVQINCAALPETLLEAELFGYEKGAFTGASDAGKPGLLEVADGGTLFLDELGDMPFSIQAKILKYLDDHEIRRLGSTRVRRSWCAVIAATNQDLEALVRERRFRHDLFYRLNTFTVHLPPLRERRADVLPLTLHFLSRYGRQFGARKRLGRRALRWLERYPFPGNVRELEGIIKNAVVMCEDEIVDDYLVRDGNPLEAERRAGGAPSGTLSELLEATEREALLRAAAECSNTREMAQRLGVSQPTVVRKLRRHGIPPPGAPRS